In the genome of Deltaproteobacteria bacterium, one region contains:
- a CDS encoding cupin produces MTTKLVTLVLLCLMTGTAMAQQPKVTSLMSKDLTENPGREVLMITVEHAPGGS; encoded by the coding sequence ATGACGACCAAACTCGTTACGTTGGTTCTGCTATGCCTCATGACCGGCACGGCGATGGCTCAGCAGCCTAAGGTCACGTCGCTCATGTCGAAAGATCTTACGGAGAATCCCGGCAGGGAAGTTCTGATGATCACAGTAGAGCATGCGCCCGGCGGGTC